Proteins encoded together in one Bacteroides ovatus window:
- a CDS encoding GGGtGRT protein, producing MIREVKFESQDRRIKGIIEALNANGIKDIEEANAICEAAGLDPYKTCEETQPICFENAKWAYVVGTAIALKKNCTNAAEAAEAIGIGLQAFCIPGSVADDRKVGIGHGNLAAMLLREETKCFAFLAGHESFAAAEGAIKIAAKADKVRKEPLRCILNGLGKDAAQIISRINGFTYVQTQFDYFTGELKVVREIAYSDGPRAKVKCYGADDVREGVAIMWKEGVDVSITGNSTNPTRFQHPVAGTYKKERVLAGKPYFSVASGGGTGRTLHPDNMAAGPASYGMTDTMGRMHSDAQFAGSSSVPAHVEMMGFLGIGNNPMVGCTVACAVDVAQALGK from the coding sequence ATGATTAGAGAAGTAAAATTCGAAAGCCAAGACCGTCGTATCAAAGGTATCATTGAAGCCTTGAACGCTAACGGCATCAAAGACATCGAAGAAGCTAACGCTATCTGCGAAGCTGCCGGACTTGATCCTTATAAAACGTGTGAAGAAACTCAGCCTATCTGTTTTGAAAACGCAAAATGGGCTTATGTAGTAGGTACTGCTATTGCTCTTAAGAAAAACTGCACAAACGCTGCTGAAGCTGCTGAAGCTATCGGTATCGGTCTGCAAGCATTCTGCATCCCGGGTTCTGTAGCTGACGACCGTAAGGTTGGTATCGGCCATGGTAACCTCGCTGCTATGTTGCTGCGCGAAGAAACTAAATGTTTCGCTTTCCTAGCAGGTCACGAATCTTTCGCTGCTGCTGAAGGTGCTATCAAAATCGCTGCAAAAGCAGACAAAGTACGTAAAGAACCGTTGCGTTGCATCCTGAACGGTCTTGGAAAAGACGCTGCTCAGATCATCTCTCGTATCAACGGCTTTACTTATGTTCAGACTCAATTCGATTATTTCACAGGTGAACTGAAAGTTGTTCGCGAAATCGCTTACTCTGACGGCCCTCGTGCAAAAGTAAAATGTTATGGTGCTGACGACGTTCGCGAAGGTGTAGCTATCATGTGGAAAGAAGGTGTAGACGTATCTATCACAGGTAACTCTACTAACCCGACTCGTTTCCAACACCCAGTTGCTGGTACTTACAAGAAAGAACGTGTTCTTGCTGGCAAACCTTATTTCTCTGTTGCTTCTGGTGGTGGTACAGGTCGTACTCTTCACCCGGATAACATGGCTGCCGGTCCTGCTTCTTATGGTATGACGGATACGATGGGTCGTATGCACTCTGATGCACAGTTCGCTGGTTCTTCATCAGTTCCTGCTCACGTAGAAATGATGGGATTCCTGGGAATTGGTAACAACCCGATGGTAGGATGTACAGTAGCTTGTGCGGTTGATGTTGCTCAGGCTTTAGGTAAGTAA
- a CDS encoding iron-sulfur cluster assembly scaffold protein: MTYSHEVEHMCVVKKGPNHGPAPIPEEGKWVKSKEIVDISGLTHGIGWCAPQQGACKLTLNVKEGIIQEALIETIGCSGMTHSAAMASEILPGKTVLEALNTDLVCDAINTAMRELFLQIVYGRTQSAFSEGGLIIGAGLEDLGKGLRSQVGTLYGTLAKGPRYLEMAEGYIKQIFLDKNDEICGYEFVHMGKFMDEIKKGTDANEALKKVTGTYGRVTAEQGAVKSIDPRHE, translated from the coding sequence ATGACTTATTCACACGAAGTGGAACACATGTGTGTTGTAAAGAAGGGTCCTAACCATGGACCGGCTCCCATACCCGAAGAAGGCAAATGGGTAAAATCTAAAGAAATCGTTGATATTTCTGGTTTGACACACGGTATCGGTTGGTGCGCTCCTCAACAAGGTGCTTGTAAACTGACACTGAACGTTAAAGAAGGTATCATCCAGGAAGCCTTGATCGAAACAATCGGTTGCTCTGGTATGACTCACTCAGCTGCTATGGCTTCTGAAATCCTTCCGGGTAAAACAGTTCTTGAAGCATTAAACACTGACCTTGTTTGCGACGCTATCAACACTGCAATGCGCGAACTTTTCTTGCAAATCGTATACGGACGTACTCAATCAGCTTTCTCTGAAGGTGGCTTGATTATCGGTGCAGGTTTGGAAGACTTGGGTAAAGGTCTGCGTAGCCAGGTAGGTACTCTTTATGGTACTTTGGCTAAAGGTCCTCGTTACCTTGAAATGGCAGAAGGTTATATCAAACAAATCTTCTTGGACAAGAACGACGAAATCTGCGGATACGAATTCGTACACATGGGTAAGTTCATGGACGAAATCAAGAAAGGTACTGATGCTAACGAAGCTTTGAAGAAAGTTACAGGTACTTATGGACGCGTAACAGCAGAACAGGGAGCAGTTAAATCTATTGATCCACGTCACGAATAA
- a CDS encoding HsmA family protein has translation MELNQVDIHYLIAAICVISSALIFYTIGVWGERLQRKLKFWHLIFFLLGLLADTVGTSLMEHIAELTHLHDEMHTVTGAIAILLMFVHALWAIWTYVKGTPIEKRHFNRFSIVVWCIWLIPYLIGVYLGMRLHV, from the coding sequence ATGGAACTGAATCAAGTAGATATACATTATTTAATAGCGGCAATTTGCGTTATTTCATCTGCACTTATTTTTTATACGATAGGTGTTTGGGGAGAACGTCTTCAAAGGAAATTAAAGTTTTGGCATCTCATTTTCTTTCTTCTCGGGTTGTTGGCTGATACGGTGGGTACAAGCCTGATGGAGCATATTGCCGAACTGACTCATCTGCATGACGAAATGCATACGGTGACAGGGGCAATTGCTATTCTTCTGATGTTTGTACATGCGTTATGGGCGATATGGACCTATGTGAAGGGAACGCCTATAGAAAAGAGACATTTTAATCGTTTCAGCATTGTAGTTTGGTGCATTTGGCTTATACCTTATTTAATAGGGGTTTATTTGGGGATGCGATTACACGTATAG
- a CDS encoding DMP19 family protein gives MIEVLESALQKAAGEGMDEFIQAFTDKYKEIVGGELTAETMPLLTGEQHSLLAYQIFRDEIMVGGFCQLIQNGYGGYIFDNPFAKVMRLWGAEEFSKLVYKAKKIFDSNRKDLEKERTNDEFMAMYEQYEAFDELEETYLETEEQVTALIASYVDEHLELFAKIIK, from the coding sequence ATGATCGAAGTTTTAGAGTCTGCTTTACAGAAGGCTGCGGGTGAAGGAATGGATGAATTTATCCAAGCGTTTACAGATAAATATAAAGAGATTGTCGGTGGCGAACTAACTGCCGAAACAATGCCTCTGCTGACAGGAGAACAACATTCTTTGCTGGCATATCAGATTTTTCGTGATGAAATAATGGTTGGTGGATTTTGCCAATTAATTCAGAATGGCTATGGTGGCTATATCTTTGATAATCCGTTTGCGAAAGTGATGCGTTTGTGGGGAGCGGAAGAATTCTCTAAATTAGTTTATAAGGCTAAGAAAATCTTTGATTCCAACCGGAAAGACTTGGAAAAGGAACGGACGAATGATGAATTTATGGCTATGTATGAGCAATATGAAGCTTTTGATGAATTGGAAGAGACTTATTTGGAGACAGAAGAGCAAGTAACAGCATTGATTGCGAGTTACGTAGATGAACATTTGGAACTTTTTGCAAAAATAATAAAGTAA
- a CDS encoding Yip1 family protein, with protein MKLISSPAKAWEEISMEEDRRKVYIAFVYPMIGLCGLSVFVGSLLTNGWGGPQSFQIAMTNCCAVAVALFGGYFLAAYAINEMGTRMFGMHSNMPLTQQFAGYALVVPFLLQIVTGLLPDFRIIAWLLQFYIVYVVWEGVPVLMGVEEKQRLKYTLLSSVLLILCPAVIQIVFNRLTAILN; from the coding sequence ATGAAATTGATTTCCTCTCCGGCCAAGGCCTGGGAGGAAATTTCTATGGAAGAGGATAGGCGAAAAGTATATATAGCTTTTGTCTATCCTATGATTGGTTTATGCGGTCTGTCCGTATTCGTCGGTTCGTTATTGACGAATGGATGGGGAGGTCCGCAAAGTTTCCAGATAGCTATGACCAATTGTTGTGCCGTAGCTGTAGCCCTGTTCGGTGGCTATTTTCTGGCAGCTTATGCCATTAATGAAATGGGAACAAGAATGTTTGGTATGCATAGTAATATGCCGTTGACACAACAGTTTGCAGGATATGCATTGGTTGTGCCTTTCCTGCTTCAGATAGTAACCGGACTGTTACCTGATTTTAGAATTATTGCTTGGTTGCTGCAGTTCTACATCGTCTATGTGGTATGGGAGGGAGTTCCTGTACTGATGGGAGTAGAAGAAAAACAACGATTAAAATACACCCTTTTGTCGTCTGTATTGTTAATACTATGTCCGGCGGTGATACAGATCGTGTTTAATAGACTGACGGCTATACTTAATTAA
- the smpB gene encoding SsrA-binding protein, producing the protein MKQPPVNIKNKRATFDYELIDTYTAGIVLTGTEIKSIRLGKASLVDTFCYFTKGELWVKNMHIAEYFYGSYNNHTARRERKLLLNKKELEKLQREMKNPGFTIVPVRLFINEKGLAKLVIALAKGKKEYDKRESIKEKDDRRDMARMFKR; encoded by the coding sequence ATGAAACAACCTCCTGTAAATATAAAGAATAAACGGGCTACGTTTGATTACGAGTTGATAGATACCTACACAGCAGGTATCGTATTGACCGGTACGGAAATAAAATCCATTCGTTTGGGAAAAGCCAGTCTGGTAGATACGTTTTGCTATTTTACGAAAGGCGAATTGTGGGTGAAGAATATGCACATCGCCGAATATTTCTATGGATCGTACAATAATCATACGGCACGTAGAGAGAGGAAGTTGTTGCTTAATAAAAAAGAATTGGAAAAACTTCAGCGGGAGATGAAAAATCCCGGCTTTACGATTGTCCCTGTACGCTTGTTTATCAATGAGAAAGGTTTGGCGAAACTGGTCATAGCTTTGGCGAAAGGTAAGAAAGAGTATGATAAACGGGAATCCATTAAGGAGAAAGACGACCGTAGAGATATGGCAAGAATGTTCAAGCGGTAA
- the metH gene encoding methionine synthase, with the protein MKKTISQIVSERILILDGAMGTMIQQYNLKEEDFRGERFAHIPGQLKGNNDLLCLTRPDVIQDIHRKYLEVGADIIETNTFSSTTVSMADYHVEEYVREMNLAAVKLARDLADEYTAKNPDKPRFVAGSVGPTNKTCSMSPDVNNPAYRALSYDELAASYQQQMEAMLEGGVDAILIETIFDTLNAKAAIFAAEQAMKMTGIEVPIMLSVTVSDIGGRTLSGQTLDAFLASVQHANIFSVGLNCSFGARQLKPFLEQLASRAPYYISAYPNAGLPNNLGKYDQTPADMAHEVREYIEEGLINIIGGCCGTTDAYIAEYPALVEGAKPHVPASAPDCMWLSGLELLEVKPEINFVNVGERCNVAGSRKFLRLINEKKYDEALSIARQQVEDGALVVDVNMDDGLLDAKTEMTIFLNLIMSEPEIARVPIMIDSSKWEVIEAGLKCLQGKSIVNSISLKEGEEVFLEHARIIRQYGAAAVVMAFDEKGQADTAARKIEVCQRAYRLLVDKIGFNPHDIIFDPNVLAVATGIEEHNNYAVDFIEATAWIKKNLPGAHISGGVSNLSFSFRGNNYIREAMHAVFLYHAIQQGMDMGIVNPGTSVLYTDIPADVLEKIEDVVLNRRPDAAERLIELAESLKANMSETAGQPAVKQDAWREGTVQERLKYALMKGIGDFLEQDLAEALPLYDKAVDVIEGPLMDGMNHVGELFGAGKMFLPQVVKTARTMKKAVAILQPIIESEKVEGSASAGKVLLATVKGDVHDIGKNIVAVVMACNGYDIVDLGVMVPAETIVQRAIEEKVDMIGLSGLITPSLEEMAHVAVELEKAGLDIPLLIGGATTSKMHTALKIAPVYHAPVVHLKDASQNASVASKLLNPQAKAELVNELETEYEALREKSGLMKRETVSLEEAQKNKLNLF; encoded by the coding sequence ATGAAAAAGACAATTTCTCAGATCGTATCCGAACGCATCCTTATTCTGGATGGGGCAATGGGTACAATGATTCAACAATATAATCTCAAAGAAGAAGATTTTCGTGGTGAACGTTTTGCGCATATTCCCGGACAGCTGAAAGGGAATAATGACTTGTTGTGTCTGACACGTCCCGACGTGATTCAGGATATTCATCGTAAATACCTGGAAGTGGGTGCGGATATCATCGAGACCAATACATTTAGCTCAACCACAGTTTCTATGGCTGATTATCACGTAGAAGAATACGTACGTGAGATGAATCTTGCAGCCGTAAAATTGGCTCGTGACCTTGCTGACGAGTATACAGCCAAGAATCCAGATAAACCACGTTTTGTGGCCGGCTCCGTAGGACCTACCAATAAAACCTGTTCTATGAGCCCGGACGTGAACAACCCGGCTTATCGTGCTTTGAGTTACGACGAACTGGCTGCATCCTATCAGCAACAAATGGAAGCAATGCTCGAAGGTGGGGTAGACGCCATTCTGATTGAGACAATCTTTGATACCCTAAATGCCAAAGCTGCAATTTTTGCTGCCGAACAAGCCATGAAAATGACAGGCATAGAAGTGCCGATCATGTTATCTGTAACAGTGTCTGATATTGGCGGACGAACATTGTCCGGACAAACATTGGATGCATTTCTGGCTTCTGTGCAACATGCCAATATATTTTCAGTCGGTTTGAATTGCTCATTCGGTGCCCGTCAGTTGAAGCCGTTCCTGGAACAGCTGGCATCCCGTGCACCTTATTATATTAGTGCCTATCCGAATGCCGGGTTACCGAATAATCTGGGTAAGTATGACCAGACACCTGCGGATATGGCTCATGAAGTGAGAGAATATATTGAAGAAGGATTAATCAATATTATTGGTGGCTGTTGTGGTACGACAGATGCTTATATTGCTGAATATCCCGCCCTTGTAGAAGGAGCTAAACCACACGTTCCTGCCTCTGCGCCGGATTGTATGTGGCTCTCCGGACTTGAACTGTTGGAGGTGAAGCCGGAAATAAACTTTGTGAATGTCGGCGAACGTTGCAACGTAGCCGGTTCGCGCAAGTTCCTTCGTCTCATCAATGAAAAAAAATACGATGAGGCTCTTTCTATCGCCCGCCAACAAGTGGAGGACGGTGCTTTAGTGGTCGATGTCAATATGGATGACGGATTGCTGGATGCAAAGACAGAGATGACTATTTTCCTGAATCTTATCATGTCCGAACCGGAAATAGCCCGTGTTCCGATTATGATCGATTCTTCCAAATGGGAAGTTATTGAAGCCGGACTGAAGTGTCTTCAGGGCAAATCAATCGTCAATTCTATTTCTTTGAAAGAGGGAGAGGAAGTTTTCCTTGAACATGCCCGAATCATCCGGCAATATGGAGCCGCTGCTGTGGTCATGGCGTTCGACGAGAAAGGACAGGCAGATACAGCCGCCCGTAAAATCGAAGTTTGCCAACGGGCTTACCGTCTTTTGGTTGACAAAATTGGTTTTAATCCTCACGATATTATTTTTGACCCCAATGTGCTTGCTGTAGCTACGGGGATTGAAGAACATAATAACTATGCTGTAGATTTTATTGAAGCTACCGCTTGGATAAAGAAAAATCTCCCTGGTGCACACATCAGCGGAGGAGTCAGCAACCTCTCTTTCTCTTTCCGTGGCAACAATTATATCCGTGAGGCCATGCATGCAGTGTTCCTTTATCACGCCATCCAACAAGGAATGGACATGGGGATTGTGAATCCGGGAACTTCCGTATTGTACACTGATATTCCGGCTGATGTCTTGGAAAAGATAGAAGATGTTGTCTTAAACCGTCGTCCGGATGCGGCGGAACGGCTTATCGAATTAGCGGAATCTCTGAAAGCAAACATGAGCGAAACTGCCGGACAACCGGCTGTCAAGCAAGATGCCTGGAGAGAAGGAACTGTTCAGGAACGTTTGAAGTATGCCTTGATGAAAGGAATCGGAGATTTTCTGGAACAGGACTTGGCAGAGGCATTGCCTCTTTATGATAAAGCAGTTGATGTAATTGAAGGACCGCTGATGGATGGAATGAACCATGTTGGTGAACTGTTTGGTGCCGGTAAGATGTTTCTTCCCCAGGTTGTGAAGACTGCCCGCACCATGAAGAAAGCCGTAGCTATCTTGCAACCGATCATTGAATCGGAAAAAGTGGAAGGAAGTGCTTCGGCAGGTAAAGTGCTACTGGCAACTGTAAAGGGGGATGTGCACGACATCGGAAAAAACATTGTAGCTGTAGTGATGGCCTGCAATGGTTATGATATTGTAGATTTAGGAGTAATGGTTCCTGCAGAAACCATCGTTCAGCGTGCTATTGAAGAAAAGGTAGATATGATCGGGTTGAGTGGACTGATTACTCCATCTTTGGAAGAAATGGCTCACGTGGCTGTTGAACTTGAAAAAGCAGGTTTGGATATTCCTCTTTTGATTGGTGGAGCCACTACATCGAAGATGCATACGGCATTAAAGATTGCTCCTGTTTATCATGCTCCGGTAGTACACCTGAAAGATGCTTCCCAAAATGCAAGTGTCGCTTCCAAATTGCTCAACCCGCAGGCAAAAGCCGAGCTGGTGAATGAATTGGAAACAGAATATGAAGCACTCCGTGAAAAGAGTGGGCTGATGAAGCGTGAAACTGTTTCGTTGGAAGAAGCACAGAAAAATAAGTTGAACCTGTTTTAA